The DNA region TGATGACAATAGCATTATTGTATATGTCGTTAAAATAAAGGACAAAGGACTTAGGTATTTGAACTCAACCACACTGGTTTCAAGTCTCAACAAAGAAAGACTTAATATATCTTGTATAAAACTGCTTGTTATAATCTAAAGATCTGATGTTTCAAAAAATAAACAGAGTAGTCAAAGGAAGACCAAAAGACATTATTTTgaccaaaaatgaaaattttatattCTAGAATCCTGGATATTCTCAAAGTGGATGCAGATGATCCATATACTGTGGCTTGCTCATCTTAGTTGATTATAAGCAACAAAGGGCGTAATAGAAAGAATATGTGAAGGTAGGGAGGTTTACCTGCTTGGCAGCCTTAACAAAAGCAGCACTCATTTGCTTTGGTTGCTCTGCAACACTGGTTGAGTCTTCTGTAGGATTAGCAGGAGGAGGTTCTGGATAATTAGGTGACAGACGAACAGGAGGAGCATCCCTCTGAAGAGTACCAAAAGTGTTGAAAGCAAGAGCTGCAATTGTATTTACTTGCTCCTGTAGCTGTGATATGATATCCATCTTGCAGATCCTTCCCTAAATTGCTAAAAAATAGTGAATTTAGATTTTCCGCCGATTGCAGATATATAATTGAATGCCAAGGATTCAGAACCGCTGTTATTTTCATAAACTAGTTATCACTCATGCAGCAGTCACAGGtaggctcttttttttttttttttttggaaactgGTAACTTTAGCAGTCACAGGTAGGCTTATCAAGGAACAACTTCAAAGAAGGTATAATCAATTAAGTCAATTCAAATTGCTTTTGGTGGAACTTACCACAACGCCAGaaaaagtagagacttttatgGCACTAATGTAGATTTCACCACGAAGTTGCTGATTGTTTCTATGCTATCAGACTTTAC from Lycium ferocissimum isolate CSIRO_LF1 chromosome 2, AGI_CSIRO_Lferr_CH_V1, whole genome shotgun sequence includes:
- the LOC132046328 gene encoding mediator of RNA polymerase II transcription subunit 21-like produces the protein MDIISQLQEQVNTIAALAFNTFGTLQRDAPPVRLSPNYPEPPPANPTEDSTSVAEQPKQMSAAFVKAAKQFDALVAALPLSDGGEEAQLKRIAELQAENDAVGQELQKQLEAAEKELKQVQELFNQATDNCLNLKKPE